In a genomic window of Cynocephalus volans isolate mCynVol1 chromosome 1, mCynVol1.pri, whole genome shotgun sequence:
- the DVL3 gene encoding segment polarity protein dishevelled homolog DVL-3 isoform X2 → MGETKIIYHLDGQETPYLVKLPLPAERVTLADFKGVLQRPSYKFFFKSMDDDFGVVKEEISDDNAKLPCFNGRVVSWLVSAEGSHPEPAPFCADNPSELPPPMERTGGIGDSRPPSFHPHAGGGSQENLDNDTETDSLVSAQRERPRRRDGPEHATRLNGTAKGERRREPGGYDSSSTLMSSELETTSFFDSDEDDSTSRFSSSTEQSSASRLMRRHKRRRRKQKVSRIERSSSFSSITDSTMSLNIITVTLNMEKYNFLGISIVGQSNERGDGGIYIGSIMKGGAVAADGRIEPGDMLLQVNEINFENMSNDDAVRVLREIVHKPGPITLTVAKCWDPSPRGCFTLPRSEPIRPIDPAAWVSHTAAMTGTFPAYGMSPSLSTITSTSSSITSSIPDTERLDDFHLSIHSDMAAIVKAMASPESGLEVRDRMWLKITIPNAFIGSDVVDWLYHNVEGFTDRREARKYASNLLKAGFIRHTVNKITFSEQCYYIFGDLCGNMANLSLHDHDGSSGASDQDTLAPLPHPGAAPWPMAFPYQYPPPPHPYNLHPGFPELGYSYGGGSASSQHSEGSRSSGSNRSGSDRRKEKDPKAGDSKSGGSGSESDHTTRSSLRGSRERAPSERSGPAASEHSHRSHHSLASSLRSHHTHPSYGPPGVPPLYGPPMLMMPPPPAAMGPPGAPPGRDLASVPPELTASRQSFRMAMGNPSEFFVDVM, encoded by the exons AGTGGTGAAGGAGGAGATCTCAGATGACAATGCCAAGCTACCCTGCTTCAATGGCCGGGTGGTGTCCTGG CTAGTGTCAGCTGAGGGCTCGCACCCAGAGCCAGCCCCCTTCTGTGCTGACAACCCATCAGAGTTACCACCGCCTATGGAGCGCACAGGAGGCATCGGGGATTCCCGACCACCATCCTTCCA CCCTCATGCTGGTGGGGGCAGCCAGGAGAACCTGGACAATGACACAGAGACAGACTCCTTGGTGTCTGCACAGCGAGAGCGGCCACGCCGAAGGGATGGCCCAGAGCATG CAACCCGGCTAAATGGAACTGCAAAGGGGGAGCGGCGGCGAGAGCCAGGGGGTTATGATAGCTCATCCACGCTTATGAGCAGTGAGCTGGAGACCACCAGCTTCTTTGACTCAGATGAGGATGACTCCACCAGCAG GTTCAGCAGCTCCACAGAACAGAGCAGTGCCTCACGCCTGATGAGAAGACATAAGCGGCGGCGGAGGAAGCAGAAGGTTTCTCGGATTGAGCGG TCCTCGTCCTTCAGCAGCATCACGGACTCCACCATGTCACTCAACATCATCACAGTTACTCTCAACATGG AAAAGTATAACTTCTTGGGCATCTCCATTGTCGGCCAAAGCAATGAACGTGGTGACGGAGGCATCTACATTGGCTCTATCATGAAGGGTGGGGCCGTGGCTGCTGATGGACGCATTGAGCCAGGAGATATGCTGTTACAG GTAAACGAGATCAATTTTGAGAACATGAGTAATGACGATGCAGTCCGGGTACTGCGGGAGATTGTGCACAAACCGGG GCCCATCACCTTGACTGTAGCCAAGTGCTGGGACCCAAGTCCACGTGGTTGCTTCACATTGCCCAGGA GCGAGCCCATCCGGCCCATTGACCCTGCGGCCTGGGTCTCCCACACTGCAGCCATGACGGGTACCTTCCCTGCCTACGGCATGAGCCCCTCCCTGagcaccatcacctccaccagcTCCTCCATCACCAGCTCTATCCCTGACACAGAAC GCTTAGATGACTTCCACCTGTCCATCCACAGTGACATGGCCGCTATAGTAAAAGCTATGGCCTCCCCTGAATCAGGGCTGGAGGTTCGCGATCGCATGTGGCTCAAGATTACCATCCCCAACGCTTTCATCG GCTCAGACGTGGTGGACTGGCTGTACCACAATGTGGAAGGCTTCACTGACCGGAGGGAGGCCCGCAAGTATGCCAGCAACCTGCTGAAAGCTGGCTTTATCCGCCACACTGTCAACAAGATCACCTTCTCTGAGCAGTGCTACTACATCTTTGGCGACCTCTGCGGCA ACATGGCCAACTTGTCCCTCCATGACCACGACGGCTCCAGTGGCGCCTCTGACCAGGACACCCTGGCTCCTTTGCCGCACCCAGGAGCCGCCCCTTGGCCCATGGCTTTCCCTTACCAGTACCCACCACCCCCGCACCCCTATAACCTACACCCGGGCTTCCCAGAGCTGGGCTACAGCTACGGTGGGGGCAGTGCCAGCAGTCAGCACAGTGAAG GCAGTCGGAGCAGTGGCTCCAACCGTAGCGGCAGCGATCGGAGGAAGGAGAAGGACCCAAAGGCTGGGGACTCCAAGTCAGGTGGCAGCGGCAGTGAGTCGGACCACACTACACGCAGCAGCCTGCGGGGGTCACGTGAGCGGGCGCCCAGCGAACGCTCGGGCCCAGCAGCCAGCGAGCACAGCCACCGCAGTCACCACTCGCTGGCCAGCAGTCTGCGCAGCCACCACACACACCCGAGCTACGGCCCTCCAGGAGTGCCCCCTCTCTATGGCCCCCCCATGCTGATGATGCCCCCACCTCCTGCGGCCATGGGGCCCCCAGGAGCCCCTCCGGGGCGCGACCTGGCCTCTGTGCCCCCCGAACTGACCGCCAGCAGACAGTCCTTCCGCATGGCCATGGGAAACCCCAGTGAGTTCTTTGTGGATGTGATGTGA
- the DVL3 gene encoding segment polarity protein dishevelled homolog DVL-3 isoform X1, with amino-acid sequence MGETKIIYHLDGQETPYLVKLPLPAERVTLADFKGVLQRPSYKFFFKSMDDDFGVVKEEISDDNAKLPCFNGRVVSWLVSAEGSHPEPAPFCADNPSELPPPMERTGGIGDSRPPSFHPHAGGGSQENLDNDTETDSLVSAQRERPRRRDGPEHATRLNGTAKGERRREPGGYDSSSTLMSSELETTSFFDSDEDDSTSRFSSSTEQSSASRLMRRHKRRRRKQKVSRIERSSSFSSITDSTMSLNIITVTLNMEKYNFLGISIVGQSNERGDGGIYIGSIMKGGAVAADGRIEPGDMLLQVNEINFENMSNDDAVRVLREIVHKPGPITLTVAKCWDPSPRGCFTLPRSEPIRPIDPAAWVSHTAAMTGTFPAYGMSPSLSTITSTSSSITSSIPDTERLDDFHLSIHSDMAAIVKAMASPESGLEVRDRMWLKITIPNAFIGSDVVDWLYHNVEGFTDRREARKYASNLLKAGFIRHTVNKITFSEQCYYIFGDLCGNMANLSLHDHDGSSGASDQDTLAPLPHPGAAPWPMAFPYQYPPPPHPYNLHPGFPELGYSYGGGSASSQHSEGSRSSGSNRSGSDRRKEKDPKAGDSKSGGSGSESDHTTRSSLRGSRERAPSERSGPAASEHSHRSHHSLASSLRSHHTHPSYGPPGVPPLYGPPMLMMPPPPAAMGPPGAPPGRDLASVPPELTASRQSFRMAMGNPTKNFGLFDFL; translated from the exons AGTGGTGAAGGAGGAGATCTCAGATGACAATGCCAAGCTACCCTGCTTCAATGGCCGGGTGGTGTCCTGG CTAGTGTCAGCTGAGGGCTCGCACCCAGAGCCAGCCCCCTTCTGTGCTGACAACCCATCAGAGTTACCACCGCCTATGGAGCGCACAGGAGGCATCGGGGATTCCCGACCACCATCCTTCCA CCCTCATGCTGGTGGGGGCAGCCAGGAGAACCTGGACAATGACACAGAGACAGACTCCTTGGTGTCTGCACAGCGAGAGCGGCCACGCCGAAGGGATGGCCCAGAGCATG CAACCCGGCTAAATGGAACTGCAAAGGGGGAGCGGCGGCGAGAGCCAGGGGGTTATGATAGCTCATCCACGCTTATGAGCAGTGAGCTGGAGACCACCAGCTTCTTTGACTCAGATGAGGATGACTCCACCAGCAG GTTCAGCAGCTCCACAGAACAGAGCAGTGCCTCACGCCTGATGAGAAGACATAAGCGGCGGCGGAGGAAGCAGAAGGTTTCTCGGATTGAGCGG TCCTCGTCCTTCAGCAGCATCACGGACTCCACCATGTCACTCAACATCATCACAGTTACTCTCAACATGG AAAAGTATAACTTCTTGGGCATCTCCATTGTCGGCCAAAGCAATGAACGTGGTGACGGAGGCATCTACATTGGCTCTATCATGAAGGGTGGGGCCGTGGCTGCTGATGGACGCATTGAGCCAGGAGATATGCTGTTACAG GTAAACGAGATCAATTTTGAGAACATGAGTAATGACGATGCAGTCCGGGTACTGCGGGAGATTGTGCACAAACCGGG GCCCATCACCTTGACTGTAGCCAAGTGCTGGGACCCAAGTCCACGTGGTTGCTTCACATTGCCCAGGA GCGAGCCCATCCGGCCCATTGACCCTGCGGCCTGGGTCTCCCACACTGCAGCCATGACGGGTACCTTCCCTGCCTACGGCATGAGCCCCTCCCTGagcaccatcacctccaccagcTCCTCCATCACCAGCTCTATCCCTGACACAGAAC GCTTAGATGACTTCCACCTGTCCATCCACAGTGACATGGCCGCTATAGTAAAAGCTATGGCCTCCCCTGAATCAGGGCTGGAGGTTCGCGATCGCATGTGGCTCAAGATTACCATCCCCAACGCTTTCATCG GCTCAGACGTGGTGGACTGGCTGTACCACAATGTGGAAGGCTTCACTGACCGGAGGGAGGCCCGCAAGTATGCCAGCAACCTGCTGAAAGCTGGCTTTATCCGCCACACTGTCAACAAGATCACCTTCTCTGAGCAGTGCTACTACATCTTTGGCGACCTCTGCGGCA ACATGGCCAACTTGTCCCTCCATGACCACGACGGCTCCAGTGGCGCCTCTGACCAGGACACCCTGGCTCCTTTGCCGCACCCAGGAGCCGCCCCTTGGCCCATGGCTTTCCCTTACCAGTACCCACCACCCCCGCACCCCTATAACCTACACCCGGGCTTCCCAGAGCTGGGCTACAGCTACGGTGGGGGCAGTGCCAGCAGTCAGCACAGTGAAG GCAGTCGGAGCAGTGGCTCCAACCGTAGCGGCAGCGATCGGAGGAAGGAGAAGGACCCAAAGGCTGGGGACTCCAAGTCAGGTGGCAGCGGCAGTGAGTCGGACCACACTACACGCAGCAGCCTGCGGGGGTCACGTGAGCGGGCGCCCAGCGAACGCTCGGGCCCAGCAGCCAGCGAGCACAGCCACCGCAGTCACCACTCGCTGGCCAGCAGTCTGCGCAGCCACCACACACACCCGAGCTACGGCCCTCCAGGAGTGCCCCCTCTCTATGGCCCCCCCATGCTGATGATGCCCCCACCTCCTGCGGCCATGGGGCCCCCAGGAGCCCCTCCGGGGCGCGACCTGGCCTCTGTGCCCCCCGAACTGACCGCCAGCAGACAGTCCTTCCGCATGGCCATGGGAAACCCCA CCAAGAATTTCGGGCTGTTTGACTTTCTGTGA
- the AP2M1 gene encoding AP-2 complex subunit mu isoform X1: MIGGLFIYNHKGEVLISRVYRDDIGRNAVDAFRVNVIHARQQVRSPVTNIARTSFFHVKRSNIWLAAVTKQNVNAAMVFEFLYKMCDVMAAYFGKISEENIKNNFVLIYELLDEILDFGYPQNSETGALKTFITQQGIKSQTKEEQSQITSQVTGQIGWRREGIKYRRNELFLDVLESVNLLMSPQGQVLSAHVSGRVVMKSYLSGMPECKFGMNDKIVIEKQGKGTADETSKSGKQSIAIDDCTFHQCVRLSKFDSERSISFIPPDGEFELMRYRTTKDIILPFRVIPLVREVGRTKLEVKVVIKSNFKPSLLAQKIEVRIPTPLNTSGVQVICMKGKAKYKASENAIVWKIKRMAGMKESQISAEIELLPTNDKKKWARPPISMNFEVPFAPSGLKVRYLKVFEPKLNYSDHDVIKWVRYIGRSGIYETRC, from the exons ATGATTGGAGGCTTATTCATCTATAATCACAAGGGGGAGGTGCTCATCTCCCGTGTCTACCGAGATGATATCGG GAGAAATGCAGTGGACGCCTTTCGGGTCAATGTTATTCACGCCCGGCAACAGGTGCGCAGCCCTGTCACCAACATCGCTCGCACCAGCTTCTTCCATGTTAAGCGGTCCAACATCTGGCTGGCAGCTGTCACCAAGCAGAATGTCAACGCTGCCATGGTCTTCGAATTCCTCTATAAGATGTGTGACGTAATGGCTGCCTACTTTGGCAAGATCAGTGAGGAGAACATCAAGAACAATTTTGTGCTCATATATGAGCTGCTGGATG AAATCCTGGACTTTGGCTATCCACAGAACTCTGAGACAGGCGCACTGAAAACCTTCATCACCCAGCAGGGCATCAAGAGTCAG ACAAAAGAAGAGCAGTCCCAGATCACCAGCCAGGTGACCGGGCAGATCGGCTGGCGGCGGGAGGGCATCAAGTATCGCCGGAACGAGCTCTTCCTGGATGTGCTGGAGAGTGTGAACCTGCTCATGTCCCCACAGG GGCAGGTGCTGAGTGCCCATGTGTCGGGCCGGGTGGTGATGAAGAGCTACCTGAGTGGCATGCCTGAGTGCAAGTTTGGGATGAATGACAAGATTGTCATTGAAAAGCAGGGCAAAGGCACAGCTGATGAAACAAGCAAGAG CGGTAAGCAATCAATTGCCATTGATGACTGCACCTTCCACCAGTGTGTGCGACTCAGCAAGTTTGACTCTGAACGCAGCATCAGCTTCATCCCACCAGATGGAGAGTTTGAGCTCATGAG GTATCGCACCACCAAGGACATCATCCTTCCTTTCCGAGTGATCCCGCTAGTGCGGGAAGTGGGACGCACCAAACTGGAGGTCAAGGTGGTCATTAAGTCCAACTTCAAACCTTCACTGCTGGCTCAGAAGATTGAG GTGAGGATCCCAACCCCACTGAACACGAGCGGGGTGCAGGTGATCTGCATGAAGGGGAAGGCCAAGTACAAGGCCAGTGAGAACGCCATCGTGTGGAA GATCAAGCGTATGGCAGGCATGAAGGAATCGCAGATCAGCGCAGAGATTGAGCTTCTGCCCACCAACGACAAGAAGAAATGGGCTCGACCccccatttccatgaactttgag GTGCCATTCGCACCCTCTGGCCTCAAGGTGCGCTACTTGAAGGTGTTTGAACCGAAGCTGAACTACAGCGACCATGATGTCATCAAATGGGTGCGCTACATTGGCCGCAGTGGCATTTATGAAACCCGCTGCTAG
- the AP2M1 gene encoding AP-2 complex subunit mu isoform X2, with translation MIGGLFIYNHKGEVLISRVYRDDIGRNAVDAFRVNVIHARQQVRSPVTNIARTSFFHVKRSNIWLAAVTKQNVNAAMVFEFLYKMCDVMAAYFGKISEENIKNNFVLIYELLDEILDFGYPQNSETGALKTFITQQGIKSQTKEEQSQITSQVTGQIGWRREGIKYRRNELFLDVLESVNLLMSPQGQVLSAHVSGRVVMKSYLSGMPECKFGMNDKIVIEKQGKGTADETSKRYRTTKDIILPFRVIPLVREVGRTKLEVKVVIKSNFKPSLLAQKIEVRIPTPLNTSGVQVICMKGKAKYKASENAIVWKIKRMAGMKESQISAEIELLPTNDKKKWARPPISMNFEVPFAPSGLKVRYLKVFEPKLNYSDHDVIKWVRYIGRSGIYETRC, from the exons ATGATTGGAGGCTTATTCATCTATAATCACAAGGGGGAGGTGCTCATCTCCCGTGTCTACCGAGATGATATCGG GAGAAATGCAGTGGACGCCTTTCGGGTCAATGTTATTCACGCCCGGCAACAGGTGCGCAGCCCTGTCACCAACATCGCTCGCACCAGCTTCTTCCATGTTAAGCGGTCCAACATCTGGCTGGCAGCTGTCACCAAGCAGAATGTCAACGCTGCCATGGTCTTCGAATTCCTCTATAAGATGTGTGACGTAATGGCTGCCTACTTTGGCAAGATCAGTGAGGAGAACATCAAGAACAATTTTGTGCTCATATATGAGCTGCTGGATG AAATCCTGGACTTTGGCTATCCACAGAACTCTGAGACAGGCGCACTGAAAACCTTCATCACCCAGCAGGGCATCAAGAGTCAG ACAAAAGAAGAGCAGTCCCAGATCACCAGCCAGGTGACCGGGCAGATCGGCTGGCGGCGGGAGGGCATCAAGTATCGCCGGAACGAGCTCTTCCTGGATGTGCTGGAGAGTGTGAACCTGCTCATGTCCCCACAGG GGCAGGTGCTGAGTGCCCATGTGTCGGGCCGGGTGGTGATGAAGAGCTACCTGAGTGGCATGCCTGAGTGCAAGTTTGGGATGAATGACAAGATTGTCATTGAAAAGCAGGGCAAAGGCACAGCTGATGAAACAAGCAAGAG GTATCGCACCACCAAGGACATCATCCTTCCTTTCCGAGTGATCCCGCTAGTGCGGGAAGTGGGACGCACCAAACTGGAGGTCAAGGTGGTCATTAAGTCCAACTTCAAACCTTCACTGCTGGCTCAGAAGATTGAG GTGAGGATCCCAACCCCACTGAACACGAGCGGGGTGCAGGTGATCTGCATGAAGGGGAAGGCCAAGTACAAGGCCAGTGAGAACGCCATCGTGTGGAA GATCAAGCGTATGGCAGGCATGAAGGAATCGCAGATCAGCGCAGAGATTGAGCTTCTGCCCACCAACGACAAGAAGAAATGGGCTCGACCccccatttccatgaactttgag GTGCCATTCGCACCCTCTGGCCTCAAGGTGCGCTACTTGAAGGTGTTTGAACCGAAGCTGAACTACAGCGACCATGATGTCATCAAATGGGTGCGCTACATTGGCCGCAGTGGCATTTATGAAACCCGCTGCTAG